From the genome of Pseudomonas sihuiensis:
CAGCAGAACAGCGACGGTGCCGGCCTCGGCCATGGCGCGCACGCCGGCCTCATCCAGGTATTCGATATGGTCGACAGACAGCGCACCGTAACGTGCGGCCAGGGCGCTGCCGCCCAGATTGGACAGCTGCTCGGCATGGGCCTTGATCGCCAGACCATGGGCCTGAGCGGCCTGGTAGATACGTTCGCACTGCGCCGGGGAAAAGCCGATGCCTTCGCAGAACACGTCCACCGCATCGGCCAGGCCTTCCGCTGCGGCGGCCGGAATCATCTCGTCGCAGACCAGGCTTACGTAGTCGTCGGCGCGGCCGGCGTATTCCGGCGGCAGCGCGTGGGCGCCGAGCAGCGTGGTGAGCACGCGCACCGGGCGCAGCTGGCCGAGGCGACGGGCCACGCGCAGCATCTTCAACTCACTTTCGACGGTCAGGCCGTAACCGGACTTGATCTCCACCGTGGTCACGCCATCGGCCAGCAGCGCATCGAGGCGCGGCAGGCTGGCGGCGATCAGCTCGTCCTCGCTGGCCGCGCGAGTGGCGCGCACGCTGCTGAGGATGCCGCCGCCGTTGCGGGCGATGGTTTCGTAGCTGACGCCTTCCAGGCGCTGCTCGAACTCTCCAGCGCGGTTGCCGGCATAAACCAGATGGGTGTGGCAATCGACCAGGCCTGGGGTCATCACGCCGCCACGCCCAGCTTCGACTGCACCCTGAGCCAGCGCCTCGTCGAAGGTGCGTGACGGCCAAAGACCGGCAATGCGACCGTCCTCGACCAGTACGTTCATCGCCTCGTCCAGCTGCGCCAGGCCATCGAAGACCTGCACATCGCGCCAGAGCTGTTTCGAGGTGGAATGCATCGGCATGGGATTCTCCCGGCTTGTTTTGTATATACAATATGAGTGGATCGAATCGGCGTCAAGCTGTCAGCAACGGCCTGACCTTATGATCACAAGACCTGGCAAGACGGCTTGATACCCTGAATAGAGCGTTACCGGCCTCTATTTGGAGACATCTTCGCCGACCCTGTGATCGGAACCGTTTGTCGCCTAGCCTTTATGTATACACATTTGGAGAGATCATGCCCTGCACCCTGCTCGACCCCACAACTGCCCGCGCAATGCCCTGGAAGAACGGTGGCGGCTCCACCGTGGAATTGGCTATTTCGCCAGCGGATGCCGGCCTGGAGGATTTCGCCTGGCGCATCAGCACTGCGCAGGTGGCGGTGGATGGTGCCTTTTCCAGCTTCCCGGGCATCGACCGCAGCTTGGCCGTGCTCGCCGGTAACGGCGTGTGCCTGCAACGCGCCGACGGGCAGCGCGAAATGCTGCTCAGCGGTGGCGCCATAGCCGTGTTCGGCGGTGAAGAAGCGATCAGCGCCCATCTGCTGGACGGCCCGATCACCGATCTCAACCTGATGACGCGACGCGGCGTCTGGAAGCATGAGTTGCAGTTGCTTGAGTGGCAGGGCGAACAGGCGCTGCAGAACGATGCCGAGATTTTGCTGCTGTGGAATGCCGCGCCCGAAGCTCTGCACTATCAACTGCCAGAGGGCGGTCAGCAGGTGCTGGCAGCACACAGTGGTGTGCTGCTGGAGAACGAGCAGGGGCGCCTCACACTGGAAAGTGATCAGCCATCGCTACTCTACGTTAGCCGAATGCGCAGAGGCTGAGCACCAGAAGAACTGCGGGACGCCAAAAGCGACGCCCACACGATGCCAATGCGCCATCGCGTCGGTATCTGACCGCTGACCGTCGCTCTCACCCATTACCTCCCCCCTCACCTCCGTACCCTCCCCCGGGTTCGCCGAATGCGAACTCGGGGGATTCGCTGCTTCACGGCCAGCACATCGGCCCTTTCAACACTCTCGCCAACCAAGGGAGGACGCGACACCCCTTTCTCTGCCGCCAACGATGTCTAAAAACATACGGAGAGCAAGCCATGTCATTTCGCAGAAAAACACTACTGGCCCTGGCCATCAGCACCGCAACGGGGGCACCACTGGCCTTGGCCAGTCAGGCCGAAAGCCAGGGTTTCATCGAAGACAGCCACCTGAAGTTCATGACCCGCAACCTCTACTGGAATCACGATCGCCATGGCGGTGCTGATGACCGGCGCGAATGGGGCCAAGGTTTTCGCCTCGACTACACCTCCGGCTATACCCAGGGCACCCTTGGCTTCGGCGTCGACCTGAGCGCCTATTCGGCGATCAAGCTCGATGGTGGTCGTGGATACTCTGGACAGGCGGGCGTACTGGTACCGGATGGCGAAGGCACCAAGGACGCAGCAGGCTCTGCCGGCGCCTCGGTGAAGATGCGCCTGTCCAACACCGAACTGCGTTATGGCAACAACCTGCGTCCTTACAACCCGGTTTTCGCACCGGCCGATGCGCGCCTGGTTCCGGGCACCGCTACCGGATTCTGGCTGACCAGTTCAGAGTGGGCAGGCCTGGACCTCGAAGCCGGACACATGACCGCCTCCAAGGACTTCAACAGCACAAACAGCGACGATGATTTCCACGCATCCTACGCCGGCGTCAGCACGGATACCGTGGACTTCGTCGGCGGCAACTACGCCATCACCGACAACCTCAGCGTCAGCCTCTATGGCTCGGAGTACAAGGACATCTGGCGTCAGTACTACGCCAACACCAACTACACCTACTCGCTGAGTGACGATCAGAGCCTGAACTTCGACTTCAACATCTATCGCTCGAATGACGAAGGTCGCAAGCTGGCCGGCGAGATCGGCGTCACCGCCTGGTCGTTCGCCGCCGCTTACACCGTCGGCGCGCACACCTTCAAGGTGACTCACCAACGCATCAATGGCGACCAGCCATTCGACTACCTGGGCATGGGGCCAGGCACTTTCCATGATTCCATCTACCTGGCCAACTCCTCGCAACTGGTGGATTTCAACGGCCCGAACGAACGCTCCTGGGGTCTGTTCTACGACCTCAACATGGCCAGCTATGGCGTGCCCGGTCTGACCTTCCACGCCCGCTACATCCGTGGTACCGACGTCGATGGCAGCAAGATGGATCCGAGCAGCCCCTACGCCTACTACGCTGACAGCGAAGACCACTGGGAACGCGATCTCGCCGTGGGCTATGTGGTGCAGAGTGGCCCGGCCAAGGACCTGTCCTTCAAGTTGCGTCAGGCCACCCACCGTATCGGCAACGGCAAGTCCGACGTGTCCTCAGATCAGGTTCGCCTGATCATCGAGTTCCCGTACGAGATTTTCTGACCCTGTAAAT
Proteins encoded in this window:
- the hutI gene encoding imidazolonepropionase, which produces MPMHSTSKQLWRDVQVFDGLAQLDEAMNVLVEDGRIAGLWPSRTFDEALAQGAVEAGRGGVMTPGLVDCHTHLVYAGNRAGEFEQRLEGVSYETIARNGGGILSSVRATRAASEDELIAASLPRLDALLADGVTTVEIKSGYGLTVESELKMLRVARRLGQLRPVRVLTTLLGAHALPPEYAGRADDYVSLVCDEMIPAAAAEGLADAVDVFCEGIGFSPAQCERIYQAAQAHGLAIKAHAEQLSNLGGSALAARYGALSVDHIEYLDEAGVRAMAEAGTVAVLLPGAFHVLRETQLPPIELLRQYGVPMAVASDANPGTSPICMPTLMANLACTLFRLTPREALAGMTAHGARALGLPDLGRIAVGAPADLCLWDIQQPAELAYAVQAGRLRQRVFNGAITHAR
- a CDS encoding HutD/Ves family protein; this translates as MPCTLLDPTTARAMPWKNGGGSTVELAISPADAGLEDFAWRISTAQVAVDGAFSSFPGIDRSLAVLAGNGVCLQRADGQREMLLSGGAIAVFGGEEAISAHLLDGPITDLNLMTRRGVWKHELQLLEWQGEQALQNDAEILLLWNAAPEALHYQLPEGGQQVLAAHSGVLLENEQGRLTLESDQPSLLYVSRMRRG
- a CDS encoding OprD family porin, whose product is MSFRRKTLLALAISTATGAPLALASQAESQGFIEDSHLKFMTRNLYWNHDRHGGADDRREWGQGFRLDYTSGYTQGTLGFGVDLSAYSAIKLDGGRGYSGQAGVLVPDGEGTKDAAGSAGASVKMRLSNTELRYGNNLRPYNPVFAPADARLVPGTATGFWLTSSEWAGLDLEAGHMTASKDFNSTNSDDDFHASYAGVSTDTVDFVGGNYAITDNLSVSLYGSEYKDIWRQYYANTNYTYSLSDDQSLNFDFNIYRSNDEGRKLAGEIGVTAWSFAAAYTVGAHTFKVTHQRINGDQPFDYLGMGPGTFHDSIYLANSSQLVDFNGPNERSWGLFYDLNMASYGVPGLTFHARYIRGTDVDGSKMDPSSPYAYYADSEDHWERDLAVGYVVQSGPAKDLSFKLRQATHRIGNGKSDVSSDQVRLIIEFPYEIF